A window of Rhinolophus ferrumequinum isolate MPI-CBG mRhiFer1 chromosome X, mRhiFer1_v1.p, whole genome shotgun sequence contains these coding sequences:
- the LOC117028401 gene encoding high mobility group protein B3, with product MAKGDPKKPKGKMSAYAFFVQTCREEHKKKNPEVPVNFAEFSKKCSERWKTMSGKEKSKFDEMAKADKVRYDREMKDYGPAKGGKKKKDPNAPKRPPSGFFLFCSEFRPKIKSTNPGISIGDVAKKLGEMWNNLSDSEKQPYNNKAAKLKEKYEKDVADYKSKGKFDGAKGPAKVARKKVEEEDEEEEDEEEEEEEEEEDDE from the coding sequence ATGGCTAAAGGTGATCCCAAGAAACCAAAGGGCAAGATGTCTGCTTATGCCTTCTTTGTGCAGACGTGCAGAGAGGAACATAAGAAGAAAAACCCAGAGGTCCCTGTCAATTTTGCAGAATTTTCCAAGAAGTGCTCTGAGAGGTGGAAGACAATGTCTGGGAAAGAGAAGTCTAAATTTGATGAAATGGCAAAGGCTGATAAAGTACGCTATGATCGGGAAATGAAGGATTATGGACCAGCTAAGGGAGGCAAGAAGAAGAAGGACCCTAATGCCCCCAAAAGGCCACCGTCTGGATTCTTCCTGTTCTGTTCAGAATTCCGCCCTAAGATCAAATCCACAAACCCTGGAATCTCTATTGGAGATGTGGCAAAGAAGCTGGGCGAGATGTGGAATAACTTAAGTGACAGCGAAAAGCAGCCTTACAACAATAAGGCAGCAAAGCTGAAGGAGAAGTATGAGAAGGATGTCGCGGACTATAAATCTAAAGGAAAGTTTGATGGAGCAAAGGGGCCCGCCAAAGTGGCCCGGAAAAAGGTGGAAGAGGAAGACGAAGAAGAGGAggatgaagaagaggaggaggaggaggaggaggaggacgatgAATAA